The Macrobrachium rosenbergii isolate ZJJX-2024 chromosome 8, ASM4041242v1, whole genome shotgun sequence genome includes a region encoding these proteins:
- the LOC136840916 gene encoding uncharacterized protein → MDAYTALALGLALKSTHKRKRRKWAQQWYLCRERFGHAPLLNEPRISEPDVFKNFLRMDGQSFDKLLDLVRPYITKENTVMRCAISPFERLSITLRFLATGNTFEDLKFLSAISPQAIGGIVIDTCNAINTCLQSYIKMPQTAEEWKELSNDFNKHWNIPHCVGALDGKHVSIKKPIASGSFYYNYKKHFSIVLLAVVNAKYEFIMVDAGMNGRVSDGGVMSHTKFGSLMEHGALQLPGAEPLHEGDSIDVPYFFVADEAFAMNENLLKPYSAMGNDVLDQERRIFNYRLSRGRRIVENVFGILVWRKVGKFENSTVK, encoded by the exons ATGGATGCATATACAGCGTTGGCTCTTGGCTTAGCGTTGAAGAGCACACACAAACGAAAGAGACGAAAGTGGGCCCAGCAATGGTATTTGTGTCGTGAACGATTTGGTCATGCTCCTTTATTAAATGAACCAAGAATTAGTGAACCTGATGTTTTCAAGAACTTTCTTCGCATGGACGGACAATCATTTGACAAACTATTAGATCTTGTGAGACCATATATAACCAAAGAAAACACAGTTATGCGTTGTGCGATATCACCATTTGAAAGACTCTCAATAACTCTCCGCTTCTTGGCTACTGGAAACACATTCGAAGACTTGAAATTCCTGAGTGCCATTTCTCCTCAAGCCATTGGTGGTATCGTTATAGATACGTGCAACGCCATCAACACATGTTTGCAGTCGTACATAAAG atgCCGCAAActgctgaagaatggaaagaattGAGCAACGATTTCAATAAACATTGGAATATACCACATTGTGTTGGGGCATTAGACGGCAAACACGTCTCAATTAAAAAACCAATTGCCTCTGGATCATTTTACTATAACTATAAGAAACATTTCAGTATCGTACTGCTAGCAGTTGTCAATGCCAAATACGAATTTATAATGGTCGATGCTGGAATGAACGGACGTGTTTCAGATGGAGGTGTAATGAGCCATACAAAATTTGGTTCTTTGATGGAACATGGCGCACTACAGCTACCAGGAGCCGAACCGTTGCATGAAGGAGACTCTATTGATGTGCCTTACTTTTTCGTGGCCGACGAGGCTTTTGCAATGAATGAAAATCTCCTTAAACCCTACAGTGCAATGGGAAACGACGTTTTGGACCAGGAAAGAAGGATTTTCAATTATCGTTTAAGCAGGGGACGACGTATAGTTGAAAATGTGTTCGGAATACTTGTGTGGAGGAAAGTTGGCAAATTCGAAAACTCCacagtaaaataa